GGATCATCTTCCCGCAGGCCATCCGCGCCGCCATCGTCCCGCTGGGCAACACGCTCATCGCGTTGACGAAGAACACCACCATCGCCTCGGCGATCGGCGTGGCGGAGGCGTCGTTGCTCATGAAGTCCACGATCGAGAATCACGCCAACATGCTGTTCATCGTGTTCGGCATCTTCGCGCTCGGCTTCATCATCCTCACCCTGCCCACCGGGCTGGCTCTCGGCCGCCTGTCGACCCGAATGGCGGTGAAGAAGTAATGACCGTACGCGCCACCGTCCTCTACGACGCCCCCGGCCCCAAGGGCCGACGGCTCAACCTCACCATCACCGTGATCTCCGCCCTGGTCGCCCTGGCCGTGGTCGCCTGGATCCTGTGGACCATGCAGGCCAACGGCCAGCTCGAGGCGAACAAATGGACCCCGTTCCTCGACGCCCGCACCTGGGAGACCTACCTCCTCCCCGGCCTGTTCGGCACCCTCCGGGCGGCATTCTTCTCCATCATCCTCGCACTGGTCCTCGGCGTCCTGCTCGGCCTGGGTCGCCTCTCTGAGCTGGCTCCGCTGCGGTGGTTCTGCGCGGTGATCGTCGAGTTCTTCCGTGCCATTCCGGTGCTGCTGCTCATGATCTTCGCCTACCAGCTCTTCGCCGTGTACAACATGGTCCCGCCCCGCCAGCTGGCGTTCTCCGCCGTGGTCTTCGGCCTGACCATGTACAACGGCTCCGTCATCGCCGAGATCCTGCGCTCGGGCATCAACTCCCTGCCCAAGGGCCAGACCGAGGCCGCCCGTGCCCTGGGCATGTCGCACCAGCAGACGATGCGCAAGATCCTGCTGCCCCAGGCCGTGGCCGCCATGCTGCCGGCGCTCATCGCCCAGATGGTCATTGCGCTCAAGGACTCCGCACTCGGCTACCAGATCGGCTACGTCGAGGTCGTCCGCTCCGGCATCCAGTCCGCGTCCGTCAACCAGAACTTCCTGGCCTCGCTCACGGTGGTCGCCATCGTCATGATCCTCATCAACTGGGGTCTGACCTCCCTGGCCCAGCGCATCGAGCGTCAGCTGCGTGCCGGCCGGGCCCGGAAGAACATCGTGGCCAAGGTTCCGCACCAGCCGGAACAGGGCCTGGACACCAAGGACAACGTCAACGTCGACTGGCAGGCTCCGGGTTACACCGAGATCAAGAATCCCGGCCAGTAGTCCCCCACCCCGTCGAGCGGGTCACTGCAGTGCGGTGACCCGCTCGTCGAGTACTTCCCGGGCGATGCGCAGACTCATGCCCTGCGGGTAGCCTCGCCGGGCGAGCACGCCGACGATGCGCCGCAACTGCTTGTCCGATTCGGCCCGGTCGCCCGGCACCTTCCGGATGGTCCGGGCCTTCTTCTCTGCCACCGTGCGGGCGGTGGATTCCTCGTCGGCGGAGTCGATCTGATCGAGGGCGTCTGCCCGGATGCCCGGCTCGACCCCCTTGTCCTTCAGTTCCATGTCCAGGACCCTGGCGGATTTGCCGCGGCGGGCGTGGCGCTGCCGGACCCATTCATGGGCGAAGGTGCGGTCGTCGAGGAGGCCGACCCCGGCCAGGTCGTCGAGGACGTCATCGACGACCCGGGGGTCGAACTCGGCATCGATGAGCCGGGTCCGCAGTTCGTGCCGGGAGCGGGCTCGCTGGTCGAGCAGCCCGAGCGCGCGTTTACGCACGGCCGCTTTGGCTGCCTCCGCCTCGTGGTCGAACAGCCCCGGAGTGTCGCCGGAGGCGTACTCCTCCAGGGCCCGGCGGAGCTGGTCGAGCTTCTCCTGCTGGGTTTCCGTCTGGTGAACGCTCACCACGTCACCGTCCTACCGTTCGGCGGCTGCCGCTCCGCCGGCGACGAGGCTGGTGTCCTCATCGTCGTCGTCGAAGTCGACGTTGGGGACCATGTCCACCGGATCGTCGCTGAGGTTGTCGTCGGCGGCGTTGGCGGCCTCCGGGCCGACACCGAGCTTGCCCAGGATCTTGCGTTCGATCTCGTCGGCGAGTTCCGGGGTCTCCTTGAGCAGCAGGCGGGCCTTCTCCTTGCCCTGGCCCAGCTGGTCTCCTTCGTAGGTGAACCAGGAGCCGGACTTCTTCACGATGCCGTTCTCCACACCCATGTCGATGATGGAGGACTCGCGGGAGATGCCCTCGCCGTACATGATGTCGAACTCGGCGATCTTGAACGGCGGGGAGACCTTGTTCTTGACCACCTTGAGACGGGTGCGGTTGCCGATGGCGTCCTGACCGTCCTTGAGGGTCTGGATCCGGCGGACGTCACAGCGCACCGAGGAGTAGAACTTCAGAGCCTTACCGCCGGTGGTGGTCTCCGGGGAGCCGAACATCACGCCGATCTTCTCACGCAGCTGGTTGATGAAGATGGCGGTGGTGTTGGAGTTGTGTAGGGCGCCGGTCATCTTGCGCAGTGCCTGGCTCATGAGGCGGGCCTGGAGGCCGACGTGGCTGTCGCCCATCTCGCCCTCGATCTCCGCCTTCGGGGTCAGGGCCGCCACCGAGTCGATGACGATGATGTCGATGGCACCGGAACGCACGAGCATGTCGGCGATCTCGAGTGCCTGCTCACCGGTGTCCGGCTGGGAGACCAGCAGGGCGTCGGTGTCCACGCCGAGCTTCTTGGCGTAGTCCGGGTCGAGCGCGTGCTCTGCGTCGATGAAGGCGGCGATGCCGCCGGCCTTCTGGGCCTGAGCGATGGCGTGGAGGGCGACGGTGGTCTTACCGGAGGATTCCGGACCGTAGACCTCGACAATGCGTCCGCGGGGGAAGCCACCGATGCCGAGTGCGACGTCGATGGCGGTGTTGCCGGAGGAGATGACCTGGATCGGCGGACGGTTCTCATCGCCCAGGCGCATGACGGCCCCCTTGCCGAAGTCCTTCTCGATCATCGACAGGGCCGCGTCGAGGGCCTTCTGCCGGTCGGCGCCGGCGCCTGCTGCGGTGGTCTTCTTCTTGGGTGCCATGGTGTTCTCTCGTCCTTTTGTCGTGGTGGTGGTCGGCGGCGCTGAGGCCGGGAAGGTGGGGTCCACATCACTGTTAGACTCCGGTTTCCCCGCTCCGGCTCCCGGAAGCCGGAAACTTTTCTGCGACGGTGCCGCCGGCGCCGCCTCCGTGCTGTCCGGCGGTGCTGACCGGGATCACGTTAGGCGCGGTGCGCGACATCGACTTCGAACATACACGCACAACTGTTCGAACACAATGATTGTGGCGGCGTGTCGCCCGCCCGTGTCGGAGGGTCAGTGTCCGGGCTGATCCAGCCCGAGGCGGCGACTGTCCGGGACGTCGAAGTCATCACTCAGCTGAAGCCATACCTTCCGCAGATCCGCACCGTCCTCGATGAGCTGCTCGGGCGTACGGCCGAAACCGGCGAGGACATGCGAATGGACGATCCAGTTGCCCTGGACCTTCCCGAACTCGTCGGTGATGAGCTGGTGGAACTCCGTCAAACGCATGGGGCCGATGATACCGACGCACCCCGCACTTCCGGAACCACCCACTTGAACGCCATTCAAAACACCCGATGTGGTGGCTGAACAATGTTCAGTGTTAGGCTTTCGCACCATGACAACAACAGTATCCGGCCGTACGTCCTCGCGGTCCGGCGTGCAGGATCTCGCCTACATCGCCGTGTTCGCCGCACTCATCATCGTGCTGGCCTTCGTCGCCATCCCCGTCGGTGCGGCGGGCCTGCCCATCGTGCTGCAGAACGCCGCCATCGTCCTCGCCGGCCTGGTCCTCGGCGGCCGTCGCGGCTTCCTCGCCGCGGCCCTGTTCCTCTTCCTCGGTCTCATCGGCCTGCCGGTGCTCGCCGGCGGTCGCACCACCCTGGCGGCACTGGCCGGCCCGACCGTCGGGTACCTGGTGGGCTACCTCCTGTCCGCGGGCGTCGCCGGCGTCATGGCCTACCGGGCGCGGCCGAGGAAGCGGGGCGGGCAGATCGGCTGGTTCACTCTCGCGGCCGTCGTCGGCCTCCTGGTCCAGTACCTCTGCGGCGCTCTCGGCCTGGTGTGGCGCGCGGGCATGAGCCTGACGGAGGCGATCATCGCACAGGGTGCGTTCCTCGTCCCGGACGTGGCCAAGTTCGCCGTCATGGTCGTCATCGCCCTGGGCATCCACGCCGCGTTCCCCGATCTGCTGGCCCGCAGGAAGTAAATGCCCACCGTCACCTTCGAGGACGTCTCCGCCACCTTCGACGGCGACACCCACCCCACCCTCGCCCGGATCTCCCTGTCGCTGACCGAGCACCGCATCGGCATCATCGGCGCCAACGGGTCCGGGAAATCCACCCTGGCCCGGCTCATCAACGGCCTCGGCGAGCCGACCTCCGGCCGCGTGCTCGTCGACGGCGTCGATGTCGCCCGACATGGCCGCGACATTCGCCGCCGCGTCGGATTCGTCTTCTCCGACGCCGAGAATCAGATCGTCATGCCCCAGGTGCGTGACGACGTCGCCTTCTCCCTCCGTCGCCTGAAACTCGCCCGCGCCGAGCGCGACACGCGTGTCGACGCCGCCCTGGCCCGCTTCGGCCTCGAGGACCTCGCCGACAACTCACCGCACACCCTCTCCGGCGGCCAGAAGCAGCTGCTCGCCCTGGCGGCAGTCCTGGTCATCGAACCGGACCTCATCATCGCGGACGAGCCGACAACCCTGCTGGACCTGCGCAACCGCGCCCGGATCGCCCGGGAATTCGCCGCCCTCGACCAGCAGCTCATCGTGGTCACCCATGATCTGGACATCCTCGACGGCTTCGACCGGGTCCTCTGCCTCGACAACGGCCGCATCGTCGCCGACGGTGACCCCGCCGAGGTCTGCGCTCACTACCGGGAACTCATGCTGACATGAGGAACATTCCGCTCGGAGTGTACCTGCCCGGTGACTCCCCCATCCATCAACTTCCGGCCGGCGGGAAGTTCATCCTGCTCCTGGTGTTCATCCTCGCCTCAACCATCCTGGTGAAGGATCCGCTCGTGGCCGCAGCCTGGCTCGCGGTGGTGGTGGCCGGTTACATCGTCGCCCGGATACCGGTGCGCACGGCACTGGGGCAGACACTGCCCGTTCTGCCCGTTCTGCTGGTCCTGGGCGCGTTCCAGTGGTGGCAGCGGGGGTGGGAGTTCGCCGCCACGACGGTGCTCATCCTGCTCGCCTCGGTGGCCGCCGCCGCCCTGCTCACACTGACCACGAGCATCGCCGAACTGATGGCCGCGATTGAACGTGGCCTGTCCCCCTTCGAGCGGTTCGGCCTGCCGGTGGAGACGATCTCTCTGGCGGTTTCGCTGACCCTGCGGCTGATCCCGCTGCAGCTGGCGACTGTCCAGGACGTGCTGGCCGCCCGGAAGGCGCGCGGTGCCGGGTTCTCCGTCACGGCGTTCGGCACGCCGGTGATGGTCCGTTCCATCCGTCGGGCGCGTCTGCTCGCGGAAGCGCTCATCGCCCGGGGTGCCGCGGACTGACGCCGGCCGCCTCAGACACAGTGGTCTGGCTGACGACACCCGTGGGGCCCAATCTTTCTGGTTCCCCTACTGCGGCATCGGTATGCCGGCGAGTGAGGAGAGGATCATCCCTCCGCCGATGAGGAGGAACTTGAACTGGGTGGCAAGTTGCGTGACAAGACTCATGCGGCTCACCTTTACTGTGTCCGGGCCCACGTCAAGGGGCCTGAACGGCTGATCCGTCGATCTCGATGCGGACGTCGTCGGAAAGCAGCAGGCCACCGCCGGGAAGTTCCGCGTGGAAGGCGATGCCGAAATCCTTCCGGTTGATCGTCGTGGTGGCACGGAATCCCAGTCGGTGTTCGATCTCTCCGGTGGCCGGCACGGGAACGTCGGCTTCGGCGATGTCGATGACCTCCAGGGTGACCGACCGGGTGATCCCCTTGATCGTCAGCTCGCCGACCACCCGCGCCCGGTCACCGTCCCCGTCGCGCTCGACCTCGGTGGAGCGGAAGGTGATCTCGGGGTGGGTGACGGCGTCGAAGAAGTCACCGGCCAGGAGATGGTCATCTCGGTATCGCACACCGGAGTCGAGGGAGGCGACGGCGATGGTGGCCTGAACGGTGTCGTTGACGACCGTCGCCTCCACGTCGGTGAACAGGCCTCGCACGCGGGTGATCATCGCGTGACGCACCTCGAAGGCGATCTGGGACAGGGCCGGGTCCAAGTGATATGTGGTCATGGCCCCAGGCTACGTACGCACGACACAGCCCGCACACCGGTCGGTCGGTGTGCGGGTTGACATTGTTCCGGGGCTATTCGCCGCGCAGCTCGCGCATGCGCTGGGCCGCGGCATCGTCGGCGGGGGCTGCGGCGCCGCCCTCGATGGCCGGGTTCTGTCCGGAGGTGAGCTGGCCACCGCCCTGCATCTCGGCGCGGATCTGCTCGAGGCGGGAGTGCCCGGCCATCTGGATACCGGCCTGCTGGACCTCCGCCATGCGGCCCTCGACGGAGTTCTGGGCCAGCTCGGCCTGGCCGAGGGCGTTGGCGTAACGGCGCTCGATCTTCTCGCGCACCTGGTCCAGGTTCGGGGTAGAGCCGTTGGTGATGGCGTTCATGGACTGCAGGGACTCGGAGACCTTCTCCTGCATCTTGGCCTGCTCCAGCTGGGAAAGCAGCTTGGTGCGCTCGGAGACCTTCTGCTGCAGTGCCATGGCGTTGCGCTCGACGGCCTGCTTCGCCTGGTCGGCCTGCTGCAGGGACTGGTCGTGCAGCTGCTTGGTGTCCTCGACGGACTGCTCTGCGGTGACTAGCTGAGCGGCGAAGGCCTCGGCCGCGTTCTCGTACTCGACGGCCTTCTTCTCGTCGCCCTCGGCGCGGGCCTTGTCGGCCAGCTGCAGGGCCTGGCGGGTGTTGGCCTGCAGCTTCTCGATCTCACCCAGGCGGCGGTTGAGCTGCATCTCCAGCTGGCGCTGGTTGCCGATCACGGCGGCGGCCTGCTGGGACAGCTCCTGATGCTGGCGCTGGGCATCCTCGATGGCCTGCTGAATCTGCACCTTCGGATCGGCGTTCTCCTCGATCTTCGAGTCGAAGAGTGCCATCAGGTACTTCCATGCCTTGACGAAGGGGTTAGCCATGTCGGATCGGGACCTTCCTAAATGTTGTTTATCGGGTGAGGGCACATGTCCTCTGTCGCCACCATGGTAGCGGAGCAGTGACCTGTACGTGGGTGCTACTCGGGCATTACATGGCCTCGTGTGCCAGCTCTTCCGCGACGGACTGCAGGGCCATGGAACCGGCGGCCTCAATGAGTACGTCGGCGACGGAGGTGTCCAGGGCATGGCAGACCGAGGCGAGAAGTTCGGAGGAGACTTCCTTGCGGCCTCGTTCCAGTTCGGAGAGGTAGCCGGGCGAGACCCGGGCGGCTTCGGCGAGCTCCCGCAGTGTGATGCCCTTGTCGGCCCGGAAGGCCCGCAGCGCACCACCGAGTGCCTCGCGCAGCAGCAGCTCGGGAGCGGGTCCGGAGGTGGTGCGGGACGGGGTGATCGGAGTGTGAAGAACAGCGGTGGTAACCATTACCCGGTATAACGACGCACGGTCCCGGTTTGTTCCCCGTCCGTTCACCTTTTCTCCACCCGGGCCAGCAGGCCGGCCAACGCGGCCTCGACGGCCTGCTCCCGGATCTCCCGGCGGGTGCCGCTCAGCGCCAGCTGCTGCGTATCGACGCCCCCGTCCCCCGCCCAGGCGAGCCACACCTCGCCGACGGGGTGACCGTCCTGGGTGTCGGGGCCGGCGACGCCGGTCAGTGCCACGGCCCAGTCAGAGCCGCACACGGAGCGGCATCCGGCGGCCATGGCGGCGGCGGTGGGTTCGGCGACAGGGCCGTGGGCGTAGAGAAGCTCCTGGGGAACGCGGGCCAGGCTGTGTTTGAG
Above is a window of Corynebacterium suedekumii DNA encoding:
- a CDS encoding amino acid ABC transporter permease; its protein translation is MTVRATVLYDAPGPKGRRLNLTITVISALVALAVVAWILWTMQANGQLEANKWTPFLDARTWETYLLPGLFGTLRAAFFSIILALVLGVLLGLGRLSELAPLRWFCAVIVEFFRAIPVLLLMIFAYQLFAVYNMVPPRQLAFSAVVFGLTMYNGSVIAEILRSGINSLPKGQTEAARALGMSHQQTMRKILLPQAVAAMLPALIAQMVIALKDSALGYQIGYVEVVRSGIQSASVNQNFLASLTVVAIVMILINWGLTSLAQRIERQLRAGRARKNIVAKVPHQPEQGLDTKDNVNVDWQAPGYTEIKNPGQ
- the recX gene encoding recombination regulator RecX — protein: MSVHQTETQQEKLDQLRRALEEYASGDTPGLFDHEAEAAKAAVRKRALGLLDQRARSRHELRTRLIDAEFDPRVVDDVLDDLAGVGLLDDRTFAHEWVRQRHARRGKSARVLDMELKDKGVEPGIRADALDQIDSADEESTARTVAEKKARTIRKVPGDRAESDKQLRRIVGVLARRGYPQGMSLRIAREVLDERVTALQ
- the recA gene encoding recombinase RecA; protein product: MAPKKKTTAAGAGADRQKALDAALSMIEKDFGKGAVMRLGDENRPPIQVISSGNTAIDVALGIGGFPRGRIVEVYGPESSGKTTVALHAIAQAQKAGGIAAFIDAEHALDPDYAKKLGVDTDALLVSQPDTGEQALEIADMLVRSGAIDIIVIDSVAALTPKAEIEGEMGDSHVGLQARLMSQALRKMTGALHNSNTTAIFINQLREKIGVMFGSPETTTGGKALKFYSSVRCDVRRIQTLKDGQDAIGNRTRLKVVKNKVSPPFKIAEFDIMYGEGISRESSIIDMGVENGIVKKSGSWFTYEGDQLGQGKEKARLLLKETPELADEIERKILGKLGVGPEAANAADDNLSDDPVDMVPNVDFDDDDEDTSLVAGGAAAAER
- a CDS encoding DUF3046 domain-containing protein, producing the protein MRLTEFHQLITDEFGKVQGNWIVHSHVLAGFGRTPEQLIEDGADLRKVWLQLSDDFDVPDSRRLGLDQPGH
- a CDS encoding biotin transporter BioY; translated protein: MTTTVSGRTSSRSGVQDLAYIAVFAALIIVLAFVAIPVGAAGLPIVLQNAAIVLAGLVLGGRRGFLAAALFLFLGLIGLPVLAGGRTTLAALAGPTVGYLVGYLLSAGVAGVMAYRARPRKRGGQIGWFTLAAVVGLLVQYLCGALGLVWRAGMSLTEAIIAQGAFLVPDVAKFAVMVVIALGIHAAFPDLLARRK
- a CDS encoding energy-coupling factor ABC transporter ATP-binding protein, whose translation is MPTVTFEDVSATFDGDTHPTLARISLSLTEHRIGIIGANGSGKSTLARLINGLGEPTSGRVLVDGVDVARHGRDIRRRVGFVFSDAENQIVMPQVRDDVAFSLRRLKLARAERDTRVDAALARFGLEDLADNSPHTLSGGQKQLLALAAVLVIEPDLIIADEPTTLLDLRNRARIAREFAALDQQLIVVTHDLDILDGFDRVLCLDNGRIVADGDPAEVCAHYRELMLT
- a CDS encoding energy-coupling factor transporter transmembrane component T family protein, which produces MRNIPLGVYLPGDSPIHQLPAGGKFILLLVFILASTILVKDPLVAAAWLAVVVAGYIVARIPVRTALGQTLPVLPVLLVLGAFQWWQRGWEFAATTVLILLASVAAAALLTLTTSIAELMAAIERGLSPFERFGLPVETISLAVSLTLRLIPLQLATVQDVLAARKARGAGFSVTAFGTPVMVRSIRRARLLAEALIARGAAD
- a CDS encoding YceI family protein; this encodes MTTYHLDPALSQIAFEVRHAMITRVRGLFTDVEATVVNDTVQATIAVASLDSGVRYRDDHLLAGDFFDAVTHPEITFRSTEVERDGDGDRARVVGELTIKGITRSVTLEVIDIAEADVPVPATGEIEHRLGFRATTTINRKDFGIAFHAELPGGGLLLSDDVRIEIDGSAVQAP
- a CDS encoding PspA/IM30 family protein, which gives rise to MANPFVKAWKYLMALFDSKIEENADPKVQIQQAIEDAQRQHQELSQQAAAVIGNQRQLEMQLNRRLGEIEKLQANTRQALQLADKARAEGDEKKAVEYENAAEAFAAQLVTAEQSVEDTKQLHDQSLQQADQAKQAVERNAMALQQKVSERTKLLSQLEQAKMQEKVSESLQSMNAITNGSTPNLDQVREKIERRYANALGQAELAQNSVEGRMAEVQQAGIQMAGHSRLEQIRAEMQGGGQLTSGQNPAIEGGAAAPADDAAAQRMRELRGE
- a CDS encoding helix-turn-helix domain-containing protein, with product MVTTAVLHTPITPSRTTSGPAPELLLREALGGALRAFRADKGITLRELAEAARVSPGYLSELERGRKEVSSELLASVCHALDTSVADVLIEAAGSMALQSVAEELAHEAM
- a CDS encoding CinA family protein, whose product is MIARLLVDALRTRRLTVSFCESLTAGLTAATLADVPGASTVLRGGLVTYATDLKHSLARVPQELLYAHGPVAEPTAAAMAAGCRSVCGSDWAVALTGVAGPDTQDGHPVGEVWLAWAGDGGVDTQQLALSGTRREIREQAVEAALAGLLARVEKR